A window of the Parvularcula bermudensis HTCC2503 genome harbors these coding sequences:
- the infA gene encoding translation initiation factor IF-1: MAKEELLEFQGTVEELLPNANFRVKLDNDHEIIAHTAGKMRKNRIRVLAGDKVLVEMSPYDLSKGRITYRFK; the protein is encoded by the coding sequence ATGGCGAAGGAAGAGCTTCTCGAGTTTCAGGGCACGGTTGAGGAATTGTTGCCGAACGCGAATTTCCGCGTGAAACTCGACAATGACCATGAGATCATTGCTCACACGGCGGGAAAAATGCGGAAGAATCGAATCCGCGTTCTCGCTGGCGATAAGGTGCTAGTTGAGATGAGCCCCTATGATCTATCCAAGGGGCGTATCACCTACCGCTTTAAGTAG
- a CDS encoding low molecular weight phosphatase family protein: protein MGKATRSILFACNMNSVRSPIAEALARRLLGPGTRVESCGVYEGMLDPFVAEVLLENDLPVPQRPPQTFADVDLAEFDRVIALSPEAAAEARRLSGNVSYWEIDNPTDIRGGDEELRRAYRLCRDCLAERINSEFQSTTAISPAS, encoded by the coding sequence ATGGGGAAAGCGACGCGTTCGATCCTGTTTGCGTGTAATATGAATTCGGTCCGCTCGCCGATCGCAGAGGCCCTGGCCCGGCGGCTGCTTGGCCCCGGGACGCGGGTCGAAAGCTGCGGCGTGTATGAAGGGATGCTGGACCCCTTCGTCGCCGAAGTGCTGCTCGAAAATGATCTCCCCGTCCCGCAACGGCCCCCTCAGACCTTTGCGGATGTCGACTTGGCCGAGTTTGACCGCGTGATCGCGCTGTCGCCCGAGGCGGCGGCGGAGGCACGCCGGTTGTCAGGGAATGTGAGCTACTGGGAAATCGATAACCCCACCGATATACGCGGCGGCGACGAAGAGTTGCGCCGGGCCTATCGCCTCTGCCGGGATTGTTTGGCCGAGCGGATCAATTCTGAGTTTCAATCGACGACCGCCATCAGTCCTGCTTCTTGA
- a CDS encoding UPF0262 family protein, with amino-acid sequence MTERLVAIDIDEGSLGARSSEVDHERKVAMHDLLEENRFAPVGGEDKGPYRLKLFEQNGRLVFDVSTEAGDPLIQHHLSMTPFRRLIKDYFMLCETYYDAIRAAMPEKLETVDMARRSVHNEATELLQKRLEGKISTDFDTARRLFTLICSISLRASSRGDR; translated from the coding sequence ATGACCGAACGGCTCGTCGCCATCGATATTGATGAAGGTTCCCTCGGGGCACGCTCTTCGGAGGTCGATCATGAGCGCAAAGTTGCCATGCATGATCTGCTTGAGGAGAATCGCTTCGCGCCGGTCGGGGGGGAGGATAAAGGCCCTTACCGCCTGAAATTGTTTGAGCAGAACGGCCGATTGGTGTTCGATGTCAGTACCGAAGCGGGGGACCCCCTGATCCAGCACCATCTGTCGATGACCCCCTTTCGGCGGTTGATCAAAGACTATTTCATGCTCTGTGAAACCTATTACGATGCGATCCGGGCCGCGATGCCCGAAAAGCTCGAAACGGTGGATATGGCGCGGCGCTCGGTCCACAATGAAGCCACCGAGCTGTTACAAAAGCGCCTTGAAGGAAAGATCTCGACGGATTTCGATACGGCCCGCCGGCTGTTTACGCTGATCTGCAGTATCTCGCTTCGGGCGTCGAGCAGGGGAGACCGCTGA
- the hisD gene encoding histidinol dehydrogenase, translated as MVQRLTTAAADFDGQLTTLLSRKQEASPAVAEAVRGIIQQVIKEGDGALRDLTRRFDSHEADSLAISVAERDAAADRASPEAVAALEAAAARIETYHRKQMPDDELYTDEEGVTLGWRWTPLEAVGLYVPGGLASYPSSVLMNAIPPRVAAVPRMVMVVPTPDGQINPLVMAAARICGIEEIYRIGGAQAVAALAYGTETIASVDKIVGPGNAYVAAAKREVFGHVGIDSIAGPSEIVVVSDNRSPAPWVAADLLSQAEHDPSSQSILITDDAAFADAVEGAAEDLLAVSPREAITRRAWEQNSALIVVRRLGGDGMEVVNRLAPEHLELAVDKPEDLLPSIRHAGAIFLGRHTPEAVGDYVAGPNHVLPTARAARFSSGLSVADFLKRSSLIGCSAESLEVIGPLAMTLAEKEGLWAHGESVRQRLEDRGQ; from the coding sequence ATGGTCCAGCGTTTGACCACCGCCGCCGCCGATTTCGACGGGCAACTCACGACCCTTCTCAGCCGCAAGCAAGAGGCGTCCCCAGCGGTTGCCGAGGCGGTGAGGGGGATTATCCAGCAGGTGATCAAGGAGGGCGACGGCGCGTTACGCGACCTGACCCGGCGGTTTGACAGTCACGAGGCGGACAGTCTTGCGATATCCGTTGCCGAGCGGGACGCGGCGGCCGATCGTGCCTCTCCCGAGGCGGTGGCGGCGCTCGAAGCGGCAGCCGCGCGGATCGAGACCTATCATCGCAAGCAAATGCCCGATGACGAACTGTACACGGATGAAGAAGGTGTCACCCTCGGGTGGCGCTGGACGCCTCTCGAGGCCGTGGGGCTTTATGTGCCTGGGGGGCTTGCGAGCTATCCCTCAAGTGTTCTGATGAACGCGATTCCGCCGAGGGTGGCGGCTGTGCCGCGGATGGTCATGGTGGTGCCGACCCCTGACGGCCAGATCAATCCCCTCGTCATGGCGGCGGCGCGGATTTGCGGTATCGAGGAAATTTATCGGATTGGCGGCGCGCAGGCCGTGGCGGCTCTCGCCTATGGGACCGAGACCATCGCGTCGGTGGACAAAATCGTCGGGCCCGGCAATGCCTATGTTGCCGCAGCGAAGCGAGAGGTGTTCGGCCATGTCGGGATCGATTCCATCGCCGGTCCTTCCGAAATCGTCGTGGTCTCCGATAATCGATCGCCCGCCCCTTGGGTGGCAGCGGACCTCCTCAGCCAGGCGGAGCACGACCCTTCCTCGCAGAGCATATTGATTACCGACGATGCGGCCTTTGCCGATGCTGTGGAGGGGGCGGCGGAAGACTTGCTCGCTGTCTCTCCGCGGGAAGCGATCACGCGCCGGGCCTGGGAACAGAATTCCGCTTTGATCGTGGTACGGCGTCTTGGGGGTGACGGCATGGAGGTGGTCAACCGTCTGGCACCGGAACATCTTGAACTGGCCGTCGACAAGCCGGAGGACCTCCTCCCCTCGATCCGCCATGCCGGGGCCATTTTCCTCGGCAGGCATACCCCAGAAGCGGTGGGGGATTATGTCGCCGGGCCGAACCATGTTCTGCCGACGGCCCGGGCCGCGCGCTTTTCTTCTGGGCTGTCGGTGGCCGATTTTCTGAAGCGTTCCAGTCTGATCGGATGTTCTGCGGAGAGCCTCGAGGTGATCGGGCCGCTGGCCATGACCCTTGCGGAGAAGGAAGGGCTCTGGGCCCATGGTGAGAGCGTGAGACAACGGCTTGAGGATCGTGGCCAATAG
- a CDS encoding DUF2948 family protein — protein sequence MTRVSHTPLALMAADREDLEVVSSILQDAAGRLADTAYLPAERRFVWVANRFLWEEGVRRRRGPFHRVRTGLHIDDVVRVRTRGLPADRATGVLALLRVGYDGDENGGTVSLDFAGGGTVALDVEAINITLKDLSAPWRTKHKPNHEEG from the coding sequence ATGACACGTGTTTCCCATACACCTCTCGCCCTGATGGCCGCTGACCGGGAGGATCTGGAGGTGGTCTCGAGTATCCTTCAGGATGCCGCAGGTCGCCTGGCGGATACGGCCTATCTTCCGGCGGAGCGCCGGTTCGTCTGGGTGGCGAACCGCTTTTTATGGGAGGAGGGCGTGCGCCGCCGCCGCGGCCCCTTTCATCGTGTCCGGACCGGCCTTCACATAGATGATGTGGTGAGGGTGCGGACCCGCGGTCTGCCGGCGGATCGGGCGACCGGCGTTCTCGCCCTATTGCGCGTCGGCTATGACGGCGATGAGAATGGCGGCACCGTGTCCTTGGATTTTGCCGGCGGCGGGACCGTCGCCCTCGATGTCGAAGCGATCAATATCACGCTGAAGGACCTGTCGGCCCCGTGGCGGACCAAGCACAAACCCAACCATGAGGAGGGGTGA